In Candidatus Methylomirabilota bacterium, the genomic window TCGGCGGGCAGCAGCCGGAAGCTCGCGAGGGCCCCCGCCAGCGTCTCGTGCCTCCGGGGGCCGCGATGCCCGCGGCGGTGCATGGCCTCGAGACGCTCCGCGGGGAGCGAGGGCCGGCTGTCCACCACGCATAGTCCCCGCACGCGCTCCGGATACCAGGCCGAGAAGCCCATGGCATTGTGGCCGCCCATGGAATGGCCGACCACGACCATCTGCCTCCAGCCCATCGCATCCATCACTCCGCCCAGATCCAAGGCGAATTCCTCCGTTCCGTACCGGCCGTCGGGCGCCCAGCCGCTCTCCCCGTGGCCCCGCTGGTCGAGGGAGATGACGTGAAACCTGTCAACGAAGGCCGGGACCACCGCGTCGAACCAGTGGGCATGGGCTGAGCCGCCATGGAGGAAGCAGAGGGACGGCCGACCCGGCTGCCCCCACTCCAGAGCGTGCAGGGAGATGCCGTTAACCATGAATGAGCGCTGCACCGCCGCGTCACAGATGTAGCCAAGTCGAGAGGTCATGGCGGGCATTGTAGCGCGGACACAGAAAAAGCTTGGGGCGGATCGGCTTCGCCCTATAGATTCGGAGATGCGAATGGATCTCCTCCCGGTGCCGAGCGAGCGTAGACCGCGTCCCCTCCTCTATGGAGCGCTCGTCGTAGGCACGCTCGCCGTGGTCGCCGTCACGGGCTGGCTCCTTCTCTCATCCCCCCTGCTCCTCAAGCGTCAGGTCGAGGCCGAGACCACCCAGCCCACCGAATCGATGGCCCCGCCCGTCGCCCACGCGCCGGGACGGCCCGCGAAGCTCGCCCTCGTACCGCCTTCGGACTCCCCCACGCGGCCCGCGCGGGGTCAGGTGCGCGATGCAGAGACGGGCGGTCCGCTGCGTGGCGTCTCCGTCTGGACAGGAGACACGGAGATCCTCACCGACGAGAACGGGCGCTTCGCGACCGAGCCCGTCAAGCCGGGCACGGCCGTGCTCATCAAGACCCCGGGCTATGGGCTCCGCCGTCTCACCGCCGGCGAGGGAGAGATGACGGTCACCCTCGCTCCCAAGGCGGTCCGCGCCGCCTATCTCACCTACTACGGCATCGGGGACAAGGGCATCCGCGAGCGGGTCCTCGAGCTGGTGGCGCGCACCGAGCTCAATGCCGTCGTCATCGACAT contains:
- a CDS encoding alpha/beta hydrolase; amino-acid sequence: MTSRLGYICDAAVQRSFMVNGISLHALEWGQPGRPSLCFLHGGSAHAHWFDAVVPAFVDRFHVISLDQRGHGESGWAPDGRYGTEEFALDLGGVMDAMGWRQMVVVGHSMGGHNAMGFSAWYPERVRGLCVVDSRPSLPAERLEAMHRRGHRGPRRHETLAGALASFRLLPAETRATPELLAHLGRQGIAEREGRFLYRFDPDANGARRPVDGWALLPRIQAPTLLVRGGLSPIMPAEMADRMVTSIPNAKLVTIPGAYHHLVLDAPEAFTRILDDFLRGLPD